The Microbulbifer sp. YPW1 genome contains the following window.
CGGTGTCGGCAATGGGGCACTGTTCGACGAACTGGGCATCCACCTGCGCAATGCTTCCAATATCATCCTGCAGAACCTGCACGTGCGTAACGTGAAAAAGTCCGGTTCTCCCACCTCCAATGGTGGCGATGCCGTGGGTATGGAAAGCAACGTCTACAACGTGTGGGCAGACCATCTCACCCTCGAAGCATCTGGTGGCGAGAGTGCGGGGTACGATGCACTGTTTGATATGAAGGCAGAGACCAAGTACGTCACGCTTTCCTACAGCATCCTGCGTAACTCCGGCCGCGGTGGTCTTGTAGGTTCAAGCGATAGCGATCTCAATAATGGCCCCGTCACCTTCCATCATAACCTGTACGAGAATATCGACTCCCGTACGCCGCTTTTGCGCGGTGCGACCGCGCATGCCTTCAATAACCATTACGTGGGTATCACCAAGTCTGGTATGAACCCGCGTATTGGCGGTGAAATGAAGGCGGAAAATAACTACTTCGAAAACTCGAAGGATCCGCTCGGTACTTTCTACACCAACGATATGGGTTACTGGGAAGTCAGCGGTAATATCTGGTCCAATGTCTCCTGGACGGCCGATAGCGATAGTAATCATCCGGCCGGCCCGAATCCGGTATCGACCACTTCCGTCAATATTCCTTACAGCTATTCCCTGAGCGATGCCGGTTGTGTGCCACAGATTGTGGCTGCAACTGCCGGAGCCAACAAAGGACTGCTGGTGGATGACGGCAACTGTGAAGTGACTGGTGGCAGCTCTTCTGGTGGCTCCAGTTCCTCGAGCAGCTCGAGCTCTTCCAGCAGCTCGTCCGGTGGTACCTCCAGTTCCTCAAGCTCGTCCAGCAGTTCCAGCTCCTCCGGGGGCAGCGGCGGTTCCGGCGGCGACCTTGGTCCCAACCTGGCATTGAGTGGCGATGCAGACGGCTCCAGCAAGGGCGGAGGGTCGAGCTATGGCAATGCCGTCGATGGCGACCTGGCTACCTACTGGCAGCCTTCCTCTACGAGCGGCGAACGTATCTCTGCGAAAAATTTCGGTGGAAATTTCAACACCGTGATCATTCGCGAGATTGGCAACAATGTGCAGGCCTGGCGCCTGGTGAATAACGATACCGGTGCGGAGCTCACCTCTGGTAATGGTATCGGTTCTGCGCTGCAGGTTTATCTCGGCGACGTCAGCATGGACAAGATCAACCTGATGATCGACTCCGCCTCCAGTGCACCGCAGATTGCCGAGTTTGAAGTCTACAATGCCACTGGCAGTGGATCCTCCTCCGGTGGCAGTAGTTCATCTTCCTCCTCCTCTTCATCCTCGTCCGGTGGCAGTTCTTCCAGTGGCGGAAGCGTAACGCTGAATGTTGCGGTCAGTGGCTCCGATGCAAACCTGAACTGGAATATCAGCAACATTGATGTGCGCAACCAGGAGATTTACCGGGATACCGACCCGGATCCCGCTGGACGCCTACGCATCGCTTCCAGCGTTGTTGGCAACAGCTACACGGATATCGATCTCGCGGATGGTACTTACTACTACTGGATAAAAGTCACCGACCAGAACCTAGTGGTGTACAACTCCAACGGGGACGATGCTGTCATCGCCACTGCACCGACCACGCTGGTGTTGCAGGAGAGCGAGCCGGGCTTCTGTTCCGTTGACGGCGCGCTCGAGTCTGAGCACAGCGGGTACACCGGTTCCGGTTACGCCAATACCGACAACACAAGCGGTATGGGTGTGGATTGGTCGGTAGTGGTCCCGCAAGCGGGTAATTACACCCTGAGCTGGCGCTACGCCAATGGTGGCAGTGATCGCCCTGCGGAAGTGCTTGTCAATCAGGGCAGCCAGACCAGTCTCGGAATGAGCGGCACCGGTGCCTGGGGTAATTACGCGGACAGTGGTTCTGTGACCGTATGGTTGAACGCGGGCTATAACGAAATTCGTCTACAGGCCACCGGTGGTAGCGGCCTTGCCAACATCGACAGCCTGTCTGTCACCGGTGTGGCACCGGCTGCAGGTGATTGCGCCGGTGGTAGCGGTTCATCCTCCGGCGGAAGCTCATCGAGCAGTTCCAGTTCGTCTGGCGGCACCAGCAGTTCCAGCAGCAGCTCTTCTTCCGGTGGTACCAGTAGTTCCTCTTCTTCTGGTGGTACCGCCAGCTCCAGCTCTTCTTCCAGCGGTGGTACTTCATCCTCCGGTGGTGCCTTCCCGTCTCCGGAAGTGAGCAATGCCTGTTACATCCTGGCGACCGACCCCAGCGTCAACTGGCGCGATTCTGCCGAGCTGACTACGGATCAGGAAATTGTCGAGTGTCTTTCAAAAACCCTCGGTCGCGCCGTGGGCTACGGTGAGAACGCCATGGGTGGCTACGATCCAAACGGCAACAGCCAGCTGACCGTGATCACCAAAAACGATGCGCAGGGTCGCAGTGTCGAGCAGCAGCTGCTGGATGCGGTAACTGGGGATAGCCACAACTGGATTGTGTTCGACAAGTTCGACTTCGCCCAGGAGACCGAGATCTCAATGCATCGCAATCACTGTGCAGACAGTTCTGTGCAGGCGGCCATTGGCGGTACCGAAGCCCAGTGTATCGACTACCGTCAGTGGTGTGCCGATAACGGCTATTCCGGTGATGCCTGTCAGGTGGAGTTTTTCAATAACCGCTTGAATAACAGCAGTCTGCCGATTCGCAACACCAAAATTGGCTCCCATAAAACCCTCGATGGTCGACTGAGCAACGGTTACTTCCGTTTCAATGGCTTCGCCATCGGCGCGGACAGCAACGGTCAGCCGACCCAGACCGCCGAGAGTGTGATCCTGACCCATCTGGATTTCCGTGGCGCGGGCCATACCGAAGACCATGGCCTGGACCCGGATATGATCCGCAACACCGGTGCCTCCCACGACATCTGGATTCACAAAAACACCTTCGACACCACCGGTGACGCGGCGTTTGATGTGAAGGTGGGTGCCTACGACATCACCATCTCGTTCAACAAACTGATCAACGTGAAGCGTGCCGCACTGCATGGCTCCAGTGACAGCCGCGAAATCAACGCGCAGATCACCACCACCATGCACCACAACGCGTTTATCACCACCGATGATCACTACAGTGATCTGGGTAATACCCTGCGTCGTGTGCCGTTGATCCGTCGCGGCACCTCGCACATGTTCAATAACTTCTTTATGAACTATCGCAAAGACGTCCTGAGCGTACGTGTTGGCGCTACGGTCTTGTGGGAAGACAACACCTTCATGATCAATGCGATTCACCAGGAGAAGGATGACATCAATGCGTGGCTGGTAGAGCGCGGCTCGCAACTCGCCCGCGATGTTGCCGACGGAAATTTTCG
Protein-coding sequences here:
- a CDS encoding pectate trisaccharide-lyase is translated as MQIMLKRTAVLSALLGSFAAADVSAQATGFATQNGGTTGGAGGNVVYATTGTEIHAALCNRPSSDTPIIIHVEGTINHGNTSKVSGASCNTAEDKIEIKDVSNISLIGVGNGALFDELGIHLRNASNIILQNLHVRNVKKSGSPTSNGGDAVGMESNVYNVWADHLTLEASGGESAGYDALFDMKAETKYVTLSYSILRNSGRGGLVGSSDSDLNNGPVTFHHNLYENIDSRTPLLRGATAHAFNNHYVGITKSGMNPRIGGEMKAENNYFENSKDPLGTFYTNDMGYWEVSGNIWSNVSWTADSDSNHPAGPNPVSTTSVNIPYSYSLSDAGCVPQIVAATAGANKGLLVDDGNCEVTGGSSSGGSSSSSSSSSSSSSSGGTSSSSSSSSSSSSSGGSGGSGGDLGPNLALSGDADGSSKGGGSSYGNAVDGDLATYWQPSSTSGERISAKNFGGNFNTVIIREIGNNVQAWRLVNNDTGAELTSGNGIGSALQVYLGDVSMDKINLMIDSASSAPQIAEFEVYNATGSGSSSGGSSSSSSSSSSSSGGSSSSGGSVTLNVAVSGSDANLNWNISNIDVRNQEIYRDTDPDPAGRLRIASSVVGNSYTDIDLADGTYYYWIKVTDQNLVVYNSNGDDAVIATAPTTLVLQESEPGFCSVDGALESEHSGYTGSGYANTDNTSGMGVDWSVVVPQAGNYTLSWRYANGGSDRPAEVLVNQGSQTSLGMSGTGAWGNYADSGSVTVWLNAGYNEIRLQATGGSGLANIDSLSVTGVAPAAGDCAGGSGSSSGGSSSSSSSSSGGTSSSSSSSSSGGTSSSSSSGGTASSSSSSSGGTSSSGGAFPSPEVSNACYILATDPSVNWRDSAELTTDQEIVECLSKTLGRAVGYGENAMGGYDPNGNSQLTVITKNDAQGRSVEQQLLDAVTGDSHNWIVFDKFDFAQETEISMHRNHCADSSVQAAIGGTEAQCIDYRQWCADNGYSGDACQVEFFNNRLNNSSLPIRNTKIGSHKTLDGRLSNGYFRFNGFAIGADSNGQPTQTAESVILTHLDFRGAGHTEDHGLDPDMIRNTGASHDIWIHKNTFDTTGDAAFDVKVGAYDITISFNKLINVKRAALHGSSDSREINAQITTTMHHNAFITTDDHYSDLGNTLRRVPLIRRGTSHMFNNFFMNYRKDVLSVRVGATVLWEDNTFMINAIHQEKDDINAWLVERGSQLARDVADGNFRSDGSLVWLSDGACNLDSSMVYTISDSSGSVPDLSLNYSQYSRDVIASERRPAGQALADYIAATAGKNGEIPFSSPLGYSQSYVIGLGEVACQ